In Planctobacterium marinum, the DNA window TATCCCCAGTTACTGAGTTTCAGAATCTTTACACTCAGGTTACAAAATTTTACCTTGACTGGCATCGAGATAAACTATAATTAAAAAATACTGACACGTTTTTTGCGTTGAAACGTTCTATATAGGTATAACAAGCAAACCAGGCTTGTTTGGCGATACTGAATTGGAGAGTAACGATGAAAAAATTCCTACTGGCCACCATAACCACCGCCTTGTTCATCAGCACTAACAGCCATGCTGACGAACAAGAAAATCTGGATAGAGTCGATGAATCCGAACGCGTAGCTGTTACCTGGGTAAACCCGAAAGAATATACCGACGTCAAACCTGCCAATGGTATTCGCTCTCGCTTTCGCAACCGAACCCTGGAAACGCTGCATGAATACATGGACGAACTGGCCGCTGATTTACCCGAAGGACAGAAGCTCACTTTCAACGTCACCGACCTGGATTTGGCAGGTCGAGTCTGGCCAGGCAGTTTTGTTGGCTTTGACACCACAGGTGATGTAAGGCTAATCAAACGCGTTGAAATCCCGCGTATGGATTTCAGCTATGAACTGTTAGATAGCGATGGTAGCGTGCTTAAATCCGGCACCGAAGAACTCAAGGATATGGCCTTTATGGATGGTATATCCACAGCAAGGCGCGATGACCCGCTTAAATACGAGAAAAATATGCTGCGCGACTGGTTCAGAAAAGAGTTTAAGCAGGAACTACTAGCCAGTAATTAAGGCGCTAATAACACATTGTGAAAGCGGGACATAAGTTCCGCTTTTTTATTGGCTGTTTCTGTTGGCTGTTTTCATTCGATATTTCGCAACCATAGATTGAATTACTGAATCGACTTTCTCTGGTGATTGGAATTGAATATAATGACGCGTGTTTTTAAACGTCAACAGCTCTGCATCGGAAGACCAGTTAGCTTTGTCCTGATGCATTCGAGTTTGTTCTTTAAATATGCTTTCCAGGCTTTCTCTACTCAAAGCAATCTTTTTTAACTCAGAATCTGAAATCGCTGAAATATCGAGATGAGCATCGATTGCAATGAGCGGAATATCACCGATATATTTATTAAGTCCAAGTTGATGCAATATATCAGTAAGCGCCTTGACCTCAGACTGGAGAGCTAAAAACGATTTAGGTCGGAAGCCTTCGATTATTTTATGTTCGGTCGCAGACCAATCAACTTCAGGTTCATGATGCTCAGTATATTTTGAAGTAATTCTTAATAGTCCTAAATTCTTCAAAATTGGCTCAGACCAAATTAAAAGGTTGTCTTCAAGATCTTCGACCCATTCAGCAGAGAAGTGACCGTCAAGATTACTTTCGAGATCTGGATGCGAAGAATCAATAAGAATGATCCCTGCAACGAGAGATGGGTATTTGTTAGCAAATAAAGTTGCATACGCTCCACCTAACGAATGTCCAACCAACAGGTATGGGGCAGATTCACCAGAGGCATCAAGAAGTGAACTTAATTCATCAATAACTCGATTGCTAAACTCTTGATTTAATAATCGAGGCTCACTCCACATAATACCGGACCTATCATATGCGCAAGCACGAGTGTACATACCTACTCTGCTAAGAACTCTGTTCCACGACATACTTCCATAACTATCCATTCCAGACTCAAAAATAACTGTTGGACTTCCTGTACCAGTACAATGGATATGCATTTTGTGGTCGCCAATATCAACAACTTTCCCCGGTGCAGGGAACTTCTTTCGAAGGCTATTGCTGGATATCTGCTCGTAAATAACTCCGACTAAGATCAAAATGGTGGCTATTGGAAGAAGCAGTTTTGCACTGAATAGTCTATTCATTTTTTGAAGCACGGCAGTTTCATTTCCAATGATATATGAACATTATCGCGACACGCATAATAAAATCTACAAATACTGCTCTGCTGTATAGTTCGGAGACCATATGAATCTTGCCCATGTGCGAGATAAAGTGAAACTGAAGAGCCCCCCTGAGAGAGGGACAACAGGGATGTTGTCTCAGGCAATGCTGGCGCAGGGACGCACCATCATTGCCGGTATTTCAGGTTCTTCAGTTGCGGCTTATGTTGTCTCGCGCCTTGGGCAAAAGGGGGTTTCAGGGGATCGCCCCTGAGAAACAAGTACATCACTATACTGGAGTTAATGAATCGCAGGTTGTTAATTAAGGAATTTACCGGGACTCCCATCATATGACCTATACATACCGAGACTACAATTCATTTGTGATGCGCATTAATTACGCGCATAATTGGTAACAGGCGTGTCAACAATAACAGATCCCCATGCGACAAAAAGTTTCTTGCAATACAACAATCAATCGCAATCTTTTGAATGAAGCAAAAAGCCTTGATATCAAACTGTCAGAAGTGTTTGAGAATGCCTTGTCGCATGCCGTGGCAGAAAAACGAAAAGAACGTTGGCTGTCCCAAAACTCTGATGCAATTACTCAACATAACGATGAAATCAAAAAGTCAGGTACATTTTCAGAAATGATTGGGCAGTTAGATGATTAAGCAATTCACAGTCTGCGCTTATTCGTCATCACTTGTGGTTGTGCTCACAAACACTGTTTTCAATGACGTCGAAAGTATCTTAATTGCACCAATCAAATCCTCTGGAAGCAGACAGTTGGTTCAGGACTTACAAATACCCTGTAACATAGATAACCAACACTACTTTGTTGATTTATTGGACATAGCAACAGTTTCGAAACGATTTCTCAAAGCCAAGAAAAATTCAGACCTGTCTCACCTTAGAGATCCCATCAAAGCAGGCATAGATCTTTTGATTGATGGATTTTAGCTTACATGTCACTGTTCTTGTTTGCTTACAAGTGTTTCCAATTCCTCTTCCATTTTTTCGATCGCATCAATCCAAAAAGGGACATCAAAAGGATTTCCTTCAGGCTTTTCCTGATATGAAAAGTGGTTATGATTTGGGGTCAGCATTGCCCAAAATTGAGATTCAAACTCTTCACTATGAAATTCCAGGTTGCCCTTTTTCTTTTCAATTTCAAAAAAGGCCAGCCGGGCATCAGCGGACTCCAGGCCTGCCTGTTGGAATACGATACCACCACCGTAAGTTTCATATAGGGATTTATTGATCTTCCAGTTCTTAACAAAACCGTTGGCCATATCATTCATGAATTTATCCATGTGAATATCATCTTTGGCTTCTACTTCTTTTTGCCATTGCTGTTGCATTTCTACGAGTATTTTCTTTTGCTTTAACTCTTCAGAAGAAAGGGAACGTGTAGCTTCAATCTTCATTAACTCAGCTAATTTCAACTCGTCTTTTTTGCGATGTATTTCTTTGGAAAGTTTTCCAAATGCCTTGAATTGTGATAACTCTTCCTCAGAGGGCAGCAATTTATTTTGCTCTGCATAATGATTTAAAAGCGTTCCAAAGATCTGCTTGTTCGCCTCTTTTTCACTGGTCGTTACAACCTGCTGCTCAAGCACAGTCGCATAATGCACTTGCTCTTGGGCGAAGATGGAAAAAGACAAAAACAGAAAAAATAAAACGGCAAGAGGTCGCATAGAATCAAATCCTTTTGTATGGCTGCATCAAATATGACTATAACTCAGCCAAGACTAAACACTCAACTTTAACGAGTACTTTTTCACCCTCCAAAAAGAGATTACAAAAGACTTTGAATGGAGCGATACACTTCAGCGGCGCGTTCTGCAGGAATATTGTTTTTCTGGGCACTGCCCTCGCTGCTGGCCACCCGCACGAAACCTGAGTTGTCGGTCTCAGATTCTGTTTCCTGATCATCATTATCGCTTTGCGATTCTTCTCTGGCTTGTGCCAGGCGCTCACTCAGTGACTGCTGGTTAGCTTCATTCTGTTGCAGAATACGGGCTTGAGGAGAAAGCTCCACCTCAGGCTGATTAGCCTGACCAATACCAAAGGCGTTAACGGGCTGCTCCGCGAGGTTATCTTGCTGAAACCCAGCATTGAGCGCGGAGCTTTGAGAAGAGTTTAAAGAAGGTGCACGCGAGGAATTACCGATACCAAACGTATCAGTATTAAGCAAATCGCTGGCTGTCGTGGTACGACGAAAACCCGCGTTCAAAATGTTGGTTGTAGTGGAAATTTCCATAACAACACCAATTACCTGTAACTACCCCTCACAGATAATTATGGTACTTTTTGCTTAAAAAACAAGCTTTATACGGCAGTCGACAGCCTTAACTCGTTAACTTTCAGCCAAAACACCTTTAAATTGCGCCAAAGTCACGAACAACGACTCCATTTTCTTTACCACTGCCGATAACGCAGCGGTTTTATCGGCCTCTGCGCCCATGGCTTGCATATCACTGATGTCATTGCTCAGTTCGGCGATATAAGGGGCAAATCGCTCACTAGTTACTGTAAATCCGGCGTCTGCTGGAAATATGGCTTTGTGTTTTGCTTTGCCTTGACTGCTTAGTTGATCAAGCGCACTGTCGGCATCTACAGCCCGGCGATACAAGACCTGCAGATTTTCATTTAACTTCTCTAATACTGCGTCCATTAAAATACCTGAAAATTTTTTCCAAAAAAATGTCTAAAGGATAGTCAACTTTTGCCGATACCCTATCGAAGGCGGGCAATTCTGCCTGCTTTTTAATCCGGCGACAAGGCTATCAGCTTAACTACCCCTCAAATTGTAAAGCGGGTGCCGAGACGTCACAACTATTAGGAACTAGGTATGGAAATTTCAGGAAACTCTGGAAACTCCGGTGTGTCTTCGCTAGAACTCAAGGGCTTGCAGCTGTCGAAAGACCAGCAGGAAGCAGAGGGCGCGCAGACACTTCAGCTGCTGGACTCAGCCGCTGGCGTACCGAGTGGCCCATCAGGTGATGTGGCAAAAGGCGGAAATATTGATACTTTCGCTTAATGCAACATCATGGATGAAGCCGTAAATCCATAGGCGTTTTGCCAGGCTGGCCACCAATCTCTCGGACGAGTTTGGGAACCAGATATCCTGGCTGGCGCTTTATCACTTCTGCCACGATCTGGCGTGCGCGGTCATCGCTCACGTTGAAGTGACTGGCTCCCTCTACTTTATCCAACATATGCAAATAATAAGGTAACACGTCTGCTTCAAAGAGCTTTTCATGCAGCTCAATAAGCGCATCGGCATTGTCGTTTATCCCTTTGAGCAGCACCGATTGATTGAGCAAGGTCACCCCGGAGCTGTGTAATAGCTGTAGTTTTTGGTTGAGTGGGTCATCAATTTCATTGGCGTGATTAATATGCACCACCATCACCGGCTTCAATCTGGTTTGAGTAAACCATTCAAGTAATTCCGGTGTAATGCGATTGGGTATCACCACGGGTAAACGGGTGTGAATACGCAAGGTTTTGACATGCTCAATGGCTTCGAGTTGTTTTGTCATCCACAGCAGGAAATCGTCTTTGGCCATCAAGGGATCGCCACCAGAGTAGATCACCTCATTAATCGCCTTGTCCGCAGCGATATAGTCAAATACGGGCAGCCAATCTTGCTTGCGTAAGGCATTGTCCTGATAGGGAAAATGCCGCCTGAAGCAATAGCGGCAATTCACTGCGCAGCCGCCTTTTACCACCAGCAATACCCGGCTTTGGTACTTGTGTAAAAGGCCCGCGTTCTCGTTATTCTGTTCCAGCAAAGGATCAGCAGTAAAACCGGGGGCGGCCCCGAACTCCTGTGCATCAGGAAATACCTGTAGCAGCAAAGGGTCCACGCGGTTGCCTTTCTCCATTCTGGAGACAAAAGCTTGTGGCACAATCATTGGAAATAGCTTGCGCGCCTCGATGTCTTTTTGGTATTTGTCAGTATCCAGATCCAGTGTTTTTAACAAAGATTCAGGAGATTTGTACGCTGTCGCTAACTCTTTTTGCCAGTGACTCTCTACAGTGAGTGGTTTTTCCGGTATTATCTGCGCCAATTATATGCTACCCAATGAAATAGTAAGAATTTAAGAGGAATTTATGGCTAATTTCAGCACCAATGAATTCAAATCGGGCTTAAAAATAATGCTCGATGGCGAACCTTGCAACATTTTAGAGAATGAATATGTAAAACCGGGCAAAGGCCAGGCGTTTAATCGCGTTAAAATCCGTAAGCTTATTTCTGGAAAAGTGCTGGAAAAAACGTTTCGCTCTGGCGAATCAGTGGAAGGCGCTGACGTTATGGATCACGACCTGGCTTACCTCTACAGCGATGGTGAATTCTGGCACTTCATGAACAATGATACGTTCGAGCAGTTAGCTGCAGATGACAAAGCCGTAGGCGACAACGTTAAGTGGTTGGTAGAAAATGATATTTGTACCTTAACGCTGTGGAATGGTTCTCCAATCGCTGTAACGCCGCCAAACTTTGTAGAGCTGGAAATCACTGAAACCGACCCAGGCCTGAAAGGTGATACCGCCGGTACCGGTGGTAAACCCGCTACTTTGAGCACAGGTGCAGTCGTACGCGTACCTTTGTTCGTACAAACTGGCGAAGTGATCAAAGTTGACACTCGCACCGGTGAGTACGTTTCTCGC includes these proteins:
- the efp gene encoding elongation factor P, whose protein sequence is MANFSTNEFKSGLKIMLDGEPCNILENEYVKPGKGQAFNRVKIRKLISGKVLEKTFRSGESVEGADVMDHDLAYLYSDGEFWHFMNNDTFEQLAADDKAVGDNVKWLVENDICTLTLWNGSPIAVTPPNFVELEITETDPGLKGDTAGTGGKPATLSTGAVVRVPLFVQTGEVIKVDTRTGEYVSRVQK
- the epmB gene encoding EF-P beta-lysylation protein EpmB; translated protein: MAQIIPEKPLTVESHWQKELATAYKSPESLLKTLDLDTDKYQKDIEARKLFPMIVPQAFVSRMEKGNRVDPLLLQVFPDAQEFGAAPGFTADPLLEQNNENAGLLHKYQSRVLLVVKGGCAVNCRYCFRRHFPYQDNALRKQDWLPVFDYIAADKAINEVIYSGGDPLMAKDDFLLWMTKQLEAIEHVKTLRIHTRLPVVIPNRITPELLEWFTQTRLKPVMVVHINHANEIDDPLNQKLQLLHSSGVTLLNQSVLLKGINDNADALIELHEKLFEADVLPYYLHMLDKVEGASHFNVSDDRARQIVAEVIKRQPGYLVPKLVREIGGQPGKTPMDLRLHP
- a CDS encoding CcdB family protein; its protein translation is MIKQFTVCAYSSSLVVVLTNTVFNDVESILIAPIKSSGSRQLVQDLQIPCNIDNQHYFVDLLDIATVSKRFLKAKKNSDLSHLRDPIKAGIDLLIDGF
- a CDS encoding type II toxin-antitoxin system CcdA family antitoxin, which encodes MRQKVSCNTTINRNLLNEAKSLDIKLSEVFENALSHAVAEKRKERWLSQNSDAITQHNDEIKKSGTFSEMIGQLDD
- a CDS encoding alpha/beta hydrolase, which translates into the protein MLQKMNRLFSAKLLLPIATILILVGVIYEQISSNSLRKKFPAPGKVVDIGDHKMHIHCTGTGSPTVIFESGMDSYGSMSWNRVLSRVGMYTRACAYDRSGIMWSEPRLLNQEFSNRVIDELSSLLDASGESAPYLLVGHSLGGAYATLFANKYPSLVAGIILIDSSHPDLESNLDGHFSAEWVEDLEDNLLIWSEPILKNLGLLRITSKYTEHHEPEVDWSATEHKIIEGFRPKSFLALQSEVKALTDILHQLGLNKYIGDIPLIAIDAHLDISAISDSELKKIALSRESLESIFKEQTRMHQDKANWSSDAELLTFKNTRHYIQFQSPEKVDSVIQSMVAKYRMKTANRNSQ
- a CDS encoding DUF3016 domain-containing protein, which produces MKKFLLATITTALFISTNSHADEQENLDRVDESERVAVTWVNPKEYTDVKPANGIRSRFRNRTLETLHEYMDELAADLPEGQKLTFNVTDLDLAGRVWPGSFVGFDTTGDVRLIKRVEIPRMDFSYELLDSDGSVLKSGTEELKDMAFMDGISTARRDDPLKYEKNMLRDWFRKEFKQELLASN